From one Anoplolepis gracilipes chromosome 8, ASM4749672v1, whole genome shotgun sequence genomic stretch:
- the LOC140668983 gene encoding dyslexia-associated protein KIAA0319-like protein, which produces MTKIYHLGLYFLLLGSCIGNYGWNIQLLCPDLYPRVFTSYLPRGNLTGGTYTQQIHLSNIQDCVMACCKKHLCNVAFMHNNTCYHVECDNSMVCVPLYRPELANDNPPNMVLVRPVENNKMWSDFLDQVNDDTVGTFSTDGTEQDQPLFYDIINKNICVDDSDCLDNEICVERDEATVKACQCPLGFKRNIAGTCTIMSDINTVELGVTPEAKAQTIKDTNTSIKPTMKQLLVSAVSKEVRLPENEVTLSAYTVPAERGNQHYNYAWSLLSQPEGHTGTMTDQNRVTVKLSNLSEGLYTFKVAVSSPNAYGEAYANVSVLPPKRINQAPIAIITPASQIVKLPNTGAVLDGSNSKDDDRVISYHWELQQGPIGYQPNLVDTPTLQLNNLIAGNYTFKLTVEDSDHVTNSTSANITVLKVTDYPPSANAGQNVIIYLPQNTLTLNGNLSTDDRGIASWEWTKSPSDQNKAVDMQNTRTPYLQLSNLEEGMYTFVLKVTDDSEQSSTAEVHVFVKPPTNKPPKADAGDDISIALPVTHAVLNGTKSKDDIKIVLYHWEQISGPNNAEFTAVNESVTNITKLTKGDYVFKLTVVDDNGNADSDTVNVKVTQNKNAPPKANAGGDQVVTAPISALIINGSQSSDDLRIGQWLWTRDQSSLAIGTIIQDTDKSPVLMLTDVVPGRYVFRLKVTDDQGLSSEDTVSVIVKPDPQLLHLVELTLNIGASMLTVSQKNSLVVKLQMLLRDEASIIVRNLRTEPHTGKAVLVFYVEKKGGKTTLPGPEVVKRLKEKLLQDSGLLQLSVANIDTAVCQNNCSGHGVCHQETRQCMCEAFWMQNLIQKYFGNGDSNCDWSILYVIIALLSLVVCWVGLIWGLVCLCQRICAGRRRSLRPKKKPARYSLLQPEPEDDSSAFSSYNKMVLSESDTDSDDVLFEHRKSKSGSHIRNGKSRNGFIKVGPRVKT; this is translated from the exons ATGACTAAAATATATCACTTGGGATTATACTTCTTATTATTGGGAAGTTGCATCGGCAATTATGGATGGAATATACAACTATTATGCCCGGACTTATACCCGCGAGTATTCACGAGTTATTTACCTCGTGGAAATTTAACTGGTGGAACTTACACGCAACAAATTCACTTGTCCAATATACAAGACTGTGTTATGGCCTGTTGCAAGAAACATCTATGTAATGTAGCATTCATGCACAATAATACATGTTATCATGTAGAATGCGATAATTCCATGGTATGCGTGCCATTGTATAGACCAGAGTTAGCAAACGATAATCCACCAAACATGGTACTGGTTAGACCTGTAGAGAATAACAAAATGTGGAGCGACTTCTTAGATCAAGTTAACGATGATACTGTTGG CACATTTAGTACAGATGGCACAGAACAAGATCAACCAttgttttatgatataataaataaaaacatttgcgTAGATGATTCAGATTGTCTAGATAACGAAATTTGTGTAGAACGTGACGAAGCTACTGTTAAAGCTTGTCAATGTCCTTTAGGCTTCAAACGGAATATCGCTG GTACTTGCACAATAATGAGTGACATAAATACTGTTGAACTTGGTGTAACACCAGAAGCAAAAGCTCAAACTATAAAAGACACTAACACATCAATTAAACCAACTATGAAACAGTTGTTAGTCTCAGCAGTTTCTAAGGAAGTGAGATTACCAGAAAACGAAGTTACGTTGTCTGCATATACAGTTCCTGCTGAACGGGGCAAccaacattataattatgctTGGAGTTTACTTAGTCAACCAGAAGGACACACTGGAACAATGACAGATCAGAATCGTGTTACtgttaaattaagtaatttatcaGAAGgcttatatacatttaaagtaGCTGTAAGCAGTCCAAATGCTTATGGAGAAGCTTATGCCAATGTCAGTGTTTTACCTC caaaaCGTATCAATCAAGCTCCAATTGCCATAATTACTCCTGCTTCGCAAATCGTGAAACTACCGAATACAGGCGCGGTCTTAGATGGTTCGAATAGTAAGGATGATGATCGTGTCATTTCTTATCATTGGGAATTGCAACAAGGTCCGATTGGATATCAGCCTAACCTTGTAGATACACCCACTCTTCAACTTAATAATCTTATTGCTGGCAATTACACATTCAA attaacAGTCGAAGACTCAGATCACGTTACAAATTCGACAAGTGCCAATATAACTGTTTTGAAGGTGACTGACTATCCTCCCAGTGCAAATGCAGGACAAAATGTTATCATTTATCTACCTCAAAATACACTGACGCTTAATGGTAACTTAAGTACCGACGATCGAGGAATAGCCAGCTGGGAATGGACGAAAAGTCCATCTGACCAGAATAAAGCAGTGGATATGCAAAACACAAGAACACCTTACTtacaattatcaaatttagaGGAAGGaatgtatacatttgtacTTAAAGTAACTGATGATTCGGAACAATCTTCCACGGCGGAAGTACATGTTTTCGTAAAACCTCCAACGAATAAACCACCAAAAG CCGACGCAGGTGACGATATAAGCATAGCATTGCCAGTAACACATGCTGTTCTAAATGGTACGAAAAGTAAGGATGATATAAAGATTGTTTTGTACCACTGGGAACAAATAAg TGGACCTAATAATGCAGAATTCACAGCAGTGAATGAGTCTGTTACAAACATTACAAAGTTAACAAAGGGCGATTATGTATTCAAACTAACTGTAGTTGATGATAATGGAAATGCAGATTCGGACACAGTCAATGTGAAGGTAACACAAA ATAAAAATGCGCCTCCAAAAGCGAATGCTGGTGGAGATCAAGTTGTCACAGCGCCGATCAgtgcattaattattaatggttCACAATCGAGTGACGATCTAAGGATAGGACAATGGCTGTGGACCAGAGATCAATCTAGTCTTGCAATTGGTACTATAATTCAAGATACGGATAAATCACCAGTCTTAATG CTAACGGACGTAGTCCCTGGTCGTTATGTTTTTCGATTAAAAGTAACAGATGATCAAGGTTTGAGCAGTGAGGATACTGTATCAGTAATTGTAAAACCTG atCCACAATTGTTACATTTAGTAGAACTAACGCTAAACATTGGGGCTAGCATGTTAACTGTTTCACAGAAAAATTCATTAGTAGTGAAACTGCAGATGTTACTACGAGACGAGGCTTCGATTATAGTGCGAAATTTAAGAACTGAACCTCATACTGGAAAGGCCGTCTTGGTGTTTTATGTAGAAAAGAAGGGAGGAAAAACAACATTGCCAGGTCCAGAGGTAGTTAAAAGACTGAAAGAAAAGTTATTACAAGATTCTGGTCTTTTACAGCTGTCAGTGGCAAACATAGATACTGCTGTATGCCAAAATAATTGTTCAG GTCATGGTGTATGCCATCAAGAGACAAGACAATGCATGTGTGAAGCATTTTGGATGCAGAACTTAATACAAAAGTATTTTGGTAATGGCGACTCTAATTGTG ATTGGAGTATTCTGTATGTGATAATAGCATTGCTATCATTAGTTGTATGTTGGGTCGGACTTATTTGGGGACTTGTTTGCTTGTGCCAAAGAATATGCGCTGGTAGAAGACGTTCACTTCGGCCTAAAAAGAAACCAGCGCGTTATTCTTTGCTGCAACCAGAGCCAGAAGATGACAGCAGCGCAT TTTCATCTTACAATAAGATGGTGTTATCAGAATCTGATACTGATTCTGACGATGTCTTATTTGAGCATCGTAAAAGTAAAAGCGGCAGTCATATAAGAAATGGTAAATCTCGAAATGGATTTATCAAAGTTGGTCCTCGAGTAAAGACATGA
- the LOC140668990 gene encoding E3 ubiquitin-protein ligase TRIM45 isoform X1, whose product MDKEDEHLHKNERLSASRLMHSGIYHCCTFCSSGGKKEIICGCRGIMPGGYKGCGHGHIGHPGVDHWSCCGSILRNGRCLMIRKTMHQLTLSNQYHVWWIIVC is encoded by the exons ATGGATAAAGAAGATG AACATTTGCACAAAAATGAGAGATTATCAGCTTCGAGACTTATGCACAGTGGTATTTATCACTGCTGCACATTCTGTTCTAGCGGTGGAAAAAAGGAAATCATTTGTGGCTGTAGAGGTATCATGCCtg gTGGATATAAAGGTTGTGGTCATGGACACATAGGACATCCGGGTGTTGACCATTGGTCGTGTTGTGGATCCATATTACGTAATGGACGCTGCTTAATGATACGAAAAACTATGCATCAACTTACATT GTCTAACCAGTACCATGTTTGGTGGATTATCGTTTGCTAA
- the LOC140668990 gene encoding E3 ubiquitin-protein ligase TRIM45 isoform X2 has product MDKEDEHLHKNERLSASRLMHSGIYHCCTFCSSGGKKEIICGCRGIMPGGYKGCGHGHIGHPGVDHWSCCGSILRNGRCLMIRKTMHQLTFVSFWLTK; this is encoded by the exons ATGGATAAAGAAGATG AACATTTGCACAAAAATGAGAGATTATCAGCTTCGAGACTTATGCACAGTGGTATTTATCACTGCTGCACATTCTGTTCTAGCGGTGGAAAAAAGGAAATCATTTGTGGCTGTAGAGGTATCATGCCtg gTGGATATAAAGGTTGTGGTCATGGACACATAGGACATCCGGGTGTTGACCATTGGTCGTGTTGTGGATCCATATTACGTAATGGACGCTGCTTAATGATACGAAAAACTATGCATCAACTTACATT TGTGTCCTTCTGGTTGACTAAGTAA
- the LOC140668986 gene encoding E3 ubiquitin-protein ligase TRIM45 isoform X2: protein MDLINCSTKWSAKSCCSHEAVVDSDFESYDHIYASLVECKKKDINTEVNVESMRTINKCNEENFGKKHVPWSTNSNIFTYQPSPVFPRKMSEVYEEPREITGPYKSHDLDFQCPRCGQRMEEPRLLPCLHPICLACVYELMSKPSYISLKNEIRNNNNQMYRRHSIHETCPLCDSHLPNINSTIPPPHYPLQHRLVMDTMRRKLVNRVLCDTCTSEVLALIQCSTCLRNFCSECGRQHEQQNMAEARTIKHLMRPLWEATKIRRTILCQTHPMHVLRFYCIACQQVTCKECMWSAQHRGHASEDALGVGKRASAYLVIMLQKARIFLNTLLIQYNHVFSNNGSEELQNETTTYRYVYFYILN from the exons ATGGATCTTATAAATTGTTCGACGAAATGGTCTGCAAAAAGTTGTTGCAGTCACGAGGCTGTGGTAGATAGTGATTTTGAAAGCTACGATCATATTTATGCAAGTTTGGtggaatgcaaaaagaaagatataaatactGAAGTTAATGTTGAATCAATGAGGACGATAAACAAATG CAATGAAGAAAATTTCGGAAAAAAGCATGTTCCTTGGTCCACgaattcaaacatttttacatatcagCCTTCACCCGTTTTCCCTCGCAAGATGAGCGAAGTCTATGAAGAACCGAGAGAAATAACAGGTCCATATAAATCGCACGATCTAGACTTTCAATGTCCTAGATGCGGACAGAGAATGGAAGAGCCTAGACTTCTTCCTTGTTTACATCCTATATGTTTAGCGTGTGTTTATGAGTTGATGAGTAAAC CTTCGTATATTTCACTGAAGAACGAAATacggaataataataatcaaatgtaCAGGCGACACAGTATTCACGAGACATGTCCGTTATGTGATTCCCATTTGCCGAATATTAATTCTACCATACCACCACCGCATTATCCCTTGCAACATCGTTTAGTTATGGACACTATGAGGCGCAAACTGGTTAATAGAGTACTTTGCGACACTTGCACAAGCGAAGTTCTG GCGCTCATACAGTGTTCTACATGTTTACGTAATTTCTGCTCGGAATGCGGCAGACAACACGAACAACAAAATATGGCAGAAGCAAGaacaattaaacatttaatgagACCATTGTGGGAGGCTACCAAAATACGACGGACTATTTTATGTCAAACACATCCAATGCAcgttttaagattttattgtaTCGCGTGTCAGCAG GTGACATGTAAAGAATGCATGTGGAGTGCACAGCACAGAGGTCATGCTAGTGAGGATGCACTTGGAGTGGGAAAGAGGGCTAGTGCATATTTAGTAATAATGCTGCAAAAAGCaagaatatttctaaatactCTGTTGATtcaatataatcatgtattttCAAACAATGGTTCTGAAGAACTGCAAAATGAGACCACGACTTACAGGtatgtatacttttatattttaaattga
- the LOC140668986 gene encoding E3 ubiquitin-protein ligase Midline-1 isoform X1: protein MDLINCSTKWSAKSCCSHEAVVDSDFESYDHIYASLVECKKKDINTEVNVESMRTINKCNEENFGKKHVPWSTNSNIFTYQPSPVFPRKMSEVYEEPREITGPYKSHDLDFQCPRCGQRMEEPRLLPCLHPICLACVYELMSKPSYISLKNEIRNNNNQMYRRHSIHETCPLCDSHLPNINSTIPPPHYPLQHRLVMDTMRRKLVNRVLCDTCTSEVLILLHVTLFKALIQCSTCLRNFCSECGRQHEQQNMAEARTIKHLMRPLWEATKIRRTILCQTHPMHVLRFYCIACQQVTCKECMWSAQHRGHASEDALGVGKRASAYLVIMLQKARIFLNTLLIQYNHVFSNNGSEELQNETTTYRYVYFYILN from the exons ATGGATCTTATAAATTGTTCGACGAAATGGTCTGCAAAAAGTTGTTGCAGTCACGAGGCTGTGGTAGATAGTGATTTTGAAAGCTACGATCATATTTATGCAAGTTTGGtggaatgcaaaaagaaagatataaatactGAAGTTAATGTTGAATCAATGAGGACGATAAACAAATG CAATGAAGAAAATTTCGGAAAAAAGCATGTTCCTTGGTCCACgaattcaaacatttttacatatcagCCTTCACCCGTTTTCCCTCGCAAGATGAGCGAAGTCTATGAAGAACCGAGAGAAATAACAGGTCCATATAAATCGCACGATCTAGACTTTCAATGTCCTAGATGCGGACAGAGAATGGAAGAGCCTAGACTTCTTCCTTGTTTACATCCTATATGTTTAGCGTGTGTTTATGAGTTGATGAGTAAAC CTTCGTATATTTCACTGAAGAACGAAATacggaataataataatcaaatgtaCAGGCGACACAGTATTCACGAGACATGTCCGTTATGTGATTCCCATTTGCCGAATATTAATTCTACCATACCACCACCGCATTATCCCTTGCAACATCGTTTAGTTATGGACACTATGAGGCGCAAACTGGTTAATAGAGTACTTTGCGACACTTGCACAAGCGAAGTTCTG ATTCTTCTCCATGTTACTTTGTTTAAGGCGCTCATACAGTGTTCTACATGTTTACGTAATTTCTGCTCGGAATGCGGCAGACAACACGAACAACAAAATATGGCAGAAGCAAGaacaattaaacatttaatgagACCATTGTGGGAGGCTACCAAAATACGACGGACTATTTTATGTCAAACACATCCAATGCAcgttttaagattttattgtaTCGCGTGTCAGCAG GTGACATGTAAAGAATGCATGTGGAGTGCACAGCACAGAGGTCATGCTAGTGAGGATGCACTTGGAGTGGGAAAGAGGGCTAGTGCATATTTAGTAATAATGCTGCAAAAAGCaagaatatttctaaatactCTGTTGATtcaatataatcatgtattttCAAACAATGGTTCTGAAGAACTGCAAAATGAGACCACGACTTACAGGtatgtatacttttatattttaaattga
- the Pef gene encoding peflin isoform X2, with product MYGSTDSGSGINPEVQQWFSMVDKDGSGQITATELQSVLANGQGGTFSDTACKLMIGMFDKEKNGTINLSEFQALYNYINAWLGVFRGFDHDNSGSIQGSELSAALTQMGYRLSSEFIEFLIKKSDLRNHQSITVDQFIVLCVQIQRFTEAFRTKDTDQTGTITISFEDFLGVALSCSI from the exons ATGTATGGTTCTACTGATTCTGGATCTGGAATAAATCCAGAAGTCCAACAATGGTTTTCTATGGTGGATAAAGATGGAAGTGGACAAATAACAGCTACAGAATTACAATCGGTGTTAGCTAACGGTCAAGGAGGTACCTTTTCTGACACAGCATGCAAACTAATGATTG GTATGTTTGACAAAGAAAAGAATGGTACTATAAATCTATCAGAATTTCAAGctctctataattatataaatgcttGGCTTGGTGTATTTCGTGGTTTTGATCATGATAATTCAGGCAGTATACAAGGAAGTGAATTAAGTGCAGCTTTAACACAAATGGGTTACAGACTTAGTTCAGAATTTATTGAATTCCTTATAAAAAAGAGCGATCTTCGTAATCATCAATCCATTACAGTTGATCAATTTATAGTATTGTGTGTTCAGATACAAAGATTTACAg AGGCATTTAGAACAAAAGATACAGATCAAACTGGAACAATCACTATTAGTTTTGAAGATTTCTTGGGAGTAGCTCTTAGCTGcagcatataa
- the Pef gene encoding peflin isoform X1: MAYPNAMYGSTDSGSGINPEVQQWFSMVDKDGSGQITATELQSVLANGQGGTFSDTACKLMIGMFDKEKNGTINLSEFQALYNYINAWLGVFRGFDHDNSGSIQGSELSAALTQMGYRLSSEFIEFLIKKSDLRNHQSITVDQFIVLCVQIQRFTEAFRTKDTDQTGTITISFEDFLGVALSCSI, from the exons ATGGCATATCCG AACGCAATGTATGGTTCTACTGATTCTGGATCTGGAATAAATCCAGAAGTCCAACAATGGTTTTCTATGGTGGATAAAGATGGAAGTGGACAAATAACAGCTACAGAATTACAATCGGTGTTAGCTAACGGTCAAGGAGGTACCTTTTCTGACACAGCATGCAAACTAATGATTG GTATGTTTGACAAAGAAAAGAATGGTACTATAAATCTATCAGAATTTCAAGctctctataattatataaatgcttGGCTTGGTGTATTTCGTGGTTTTGATCATGATAATTCAGGCAGTATACAAGGAAGTGAATTAAGTGCAGCTTTAACACAAATGGGTTACAGACTTAGTTCAGAATTTATTGAATTCCTTATAAAAAAGAGCGATCTTCGTAATCATCAATCCATTACAGTTGATCAATTTATAGTATTGTGTGTTCAGATACAAAGATTTACAg AGGCATTTAGAACAAAAGATACAGATCAAACTGGAACAATCACTATTAGTTTTGAAGATTTCTTGGGAGTAGCTCTTAGCTGcagcatataa
- the Spf30 gene encoding survival of motor neuron-related-splicing factor 30, protein MDDLQNYKLQLQQVEAALTTDPNNEELIKLKFDLKEVIKLTHDLIKSQQQEKRQANGMDAKDPILLAVLANKWKIGDQCMAPWSEDGKYYEATIDSISEDGVVNITFNEYKNTDVTMLSQLKSVAKRPASDWADQKSKKMQAAAVAGSDPNKQREYLKKKKQRKLQRFKELEEERELEKNKWLAFTNKSSKKGVIKKSIFATPENVNGRVGIGTCGVSGREMTKFSNGEKWRRGA, encoded by the exons ATGGATGACTTACAGAATTACAAGCTACAGCTCCAGCAA GTGGAAGCAGCTCTCACGACAGATCCAAATAATGAGGAGTTGATAAAGCTGAAATTTGATCTAAAGGAAGTAATAAAGCTGACACATGATTTAATTAAGTCACAACAACAGGAAAAAAGACAAGCTAATGGCATGGATGCTAAAGATCCTATTTTGCTTGCAGTCCTGGCCAATAAATGGAAAATCGGCGATCAGTGTATGGCACCTTGGAGCGAAGACGGCAA ATATTATGAAGCAACTATAGACTCGATAAGTGAAGATGGAGTTGTAAACATAACAttcaatgaatataaaaacacTGATGTCACCATGCTCAGTCAGCTGAAATCTGTTGCTAAGAGGCCAGCGTCAGACTGGGCAGATCAAAAATCAAA GAAGATGCAAGCAGCTGCAGTGGCAGGCTCAGATCCAAACAAACAAAGAGAATATCTTAAAAAGAAGAAGCAGAGGAAATTGCAGCGATTTAAGGAACTGGAAGAAGAACGTGAATTGGAGAAAAACAAATGGTTAGCGTTTACCAATAAG TCTTCAAAGAAAGGTGTCATAAAGAAGAGCATCTTTGCAACACCGGAAAATGTGAATGGTCGCGTGGGAATCGGTACTTGTGGCGTTAGTGGTCGGGAAATGACTAAATTCAGTAACGGAGAAAAGTGGAGACGAGGAGCTTAA
- the LOC140668652 gene encoding GDP-D-glucose phosphorylase 1 isoform X1, giving the protein MLSPKQIPTFFYDTKDFNTTVKLYKEKESLFDNVLQQMWKQAQEAKAFRYILNIRSSKSLKGKYKFLVQLNPERAQSRRTPESITSMQQSFNSIGFNFTKLTQQEILFDIGNSNTNDVIAINDSPLEQSHCLVLTERLKCLPQIMTEYSLYKVIELCLLSNSWSLRATFNSLCAHASVNHLHWHLYYLRHEMLLEYIDLSSFTSDVHLLINYPAKGFCLKLSSFKSIQNFVSQTFLVVSYLQSHQIAHNVYITRAKSRPSDDLYNDVRIYIWARKPSFGIKDTIAFIPAVCELFGHFSIKDENVYNNLTEDEVSNVLNDITHEDFLLTKDKLKHFLEK; this is encoded by the exons ATGCTTTCACCTAAACAAATTCccacatttttttatgatacaaaagattttaatactaccgttaaattatataaagaaaaagagtctCTATTTGATAATGTTTTGCAGCAAATGTGGAAGCAAGCTCAAGAAGCTAAAgcatttcgatatattttaaatataaggaGCAGTAAATCATTGAAGGGAAAATACAAATTCTTGGTACAG ttAAATCCAGAGAGAGCTCAAAGTAGACGTACACCAGAATCAATTACATCTATGCAGCAATCTTTCAACTCTATaggttttaattttactaaattaacACAACAAgagatattatttgatataggCAATAGTAACACAAATGATGTAATTGCAATTAACGACAGTCCCTTGGAACAAAGTCATTGTTTAGTTCTTACAGAACGCTTAAAATGTTTACCACAAATTATGACAGAGTACAGTCTTTACAAAGTGATAGAATTATGTCTTTTAAGTAATTCATG GTCTTTGAGGGCTACTTTTAATAGCCTGTGTGCTCATGCGTCTGTTAATCATTTACACTGGCATTTGTACTATCTGAGACACGAGATGCTTCTTGAATACATT gaTCTTAGCAGTTTTACATCTGATGtacatttattgataaattatccAGCAAAGGGATTCTGTCTCAAGTTGTCTAGTTTTAAAAGTATCCAGAATTTTGTATCTCAGACATTCCTTGTTGTGAGTTATTTACAATCACATCAAATAGCGCACAATGTATACATTACGCGAGCAAAATCACGACCTAGCGATGATTTGTATAACGATGtacgtatttatatttggGCTAGAAAGCCGTCTTTTGGTATTAAAGACACGATTGCATTTATACCTGCAGTATGTGAACTTTTTGGGCATTTCTCAATTAAGG atgaaAATGTATACAACAATCTGACGGAAGATGAAGTAAGCAATGTCCTTAATGATATTACGCACGAAGATTTCTTATTAACAAAAGATAagcttaaacattttttagaaaaataa
- the LOC140668652 gene encoding GDP-D-glucose phosphorylase 1 isoform X2, giving the protein MLSPKQIPTFFYDTKDFNTTVKLYKEKESLFDNVLQQMWKQAQEAKAFRYILNIRSSKSLKGKYKFLLNPERAQSRRTPESITSMQQSFNSIGFNFTKLTQQEILFDIGNSNTNDVIAINDSPLEQSHCLVLTERLKCLPQIMTEYSLYKVIELCLLSNSWSLRATFNSLCAHASVNHLHWHLYYLRHEMLLEYIDLSSFTSDVHLLINYPAKGFCLKLSSFKSIQNFVSQTFLVVSYLQSHQIAHNVYITRAKSRPSDDLYNDVRIYIWARKPSFGIKDTIAFIPAVCELFGHFSIKDENVYNNLTEDEVSNVLNDITHEDFLLTKDKLKHFLEK; this is encoded by the exons ATGCTTTCACCTAAACAAATTCccacatttttttatgatacaaaagattttaatactaccgttaaattatataaagaaaaagagtctCTATTTGATAATGTTTTGCAGCAAATGTGGAAGCAAGCTCAAGAAGCTAAAgcatttcgatatattttaaatataaggaGCAGTAAATCATTGAAGGGAAAATACAAATTCTTG ttAAATCCAGAGAGAGCTCAAAGTAGACGTACACCAGAATCAATTACATCTATGCAGCAATCTTTCAACTCTATaggttttaattttactaaattaacACAACAAgagatattatttgatataggCAATAGTAACACAAATGATGTAATTGCAATTAACGACAGTCCCTTGGAACAAAGTCATTGTTTAGTTCTTACAGAACGCTTAAAATGTTTACCACAAATTATGACAGAGTACAGTCTTTACAAAGTGATAGAATTATGTCTTTTAAGTAATTCATG GTCTTTGAGGGCTACTTTTAATAGCCTGTGTGCTCATGCGTCTGTTAATCATTTACACTGGCATTTGTACTATCTGAGACACGAGATGCTTCTTGAATACATT gaTCTTAGCAGTTTTACATCTGATGtacatttattgataaattatccAGCAAAGGGATTCTGTCTCAAGTTGTCTAGTTTTAAAAGTATCCAGAATTTTGTATCTCAGACATTCCTTGTTGTGAGTTATTTACAATCACATCAAATAGCGCACAATGTATACATTACGCGAGCAAAATCACGACCTAGCGATGATTTGTATAACGATGtacgtatttatatttggGCTAGAAAGCCGTCTTTTGGTATTAAAGACACGATTGCATTTATACCTGCAGTATGTGAACTTTTTGGGCATTTCTCAATTAAGG atgaaAATGTATACAACAATCTGACGGAAGATGAAGTAAGCAATGTCCTTAATGATATTACGCACGAAGATTTCTTATTAACAAAAGATAagcttaaacattttttagaaaaataa
- the Polr3f gene encoding DNA-directed RNA polymerase III subunit RPC6, producing METEGSSGQEQNVNTITNLDTIEQKIITLAQGRTKGISDKDLAIEMPDLQADQRAKIINKLLLEGYFDLYKQGELLFYRLKDPTKIAKGADNEEKIVYRIIEEAGNKGIWTRDIRFKSNLMHTQLKKILKSLETKKFIKVVKSVAASKKKVYMLYNLEPDESVTGGAWYQDQDFETEFVDVLNQQCYRFLEQKREKPKTCNIGPIAARNMTFASSKDVWKFISDLGISKVKLSVTNIEMVLNTLVYDGKVERILAGDGSNLYRAIQPLVTSPGLIRTPCGLCPVRKQCFDDGPVTPIKCQYIREWLD from the exons atgGAAACGGAAGGCAGCAGCGGTCAAGAACAGAACGTAAACACTATTACAAATCTCGATACAATTGAGCAAAA aataattactCTAGCACAAGGAAGAACCAAAGGTATTTCCGACAAAGACTTAGCTATTGAGATGCCTGATTTACAAGCGGATCAACGagctaaaattataaataagctCTTGTTAGAAGGATATTTTGATCTTTATAAACAAGGAGAATTACTATTTTATCGCTTGAAGGATCCGACAAAAATTGCTAAGGGTGCTGATAATGAAGAGAAGATAGTATATAGGATTATTGAAGAAGCAGGAAATAAAGGAATATGGACTCGagatataagatttaaatctAATCTGATGCATActcaattaaaaaagattctgAAAAGTTTAGAAACCAAAAAGTTCATAAAAGTCGTTAAATCTGTAGCAGCaagtaagaaaaaagtatatatgctATACAACTTAGAACCTGATGAATCAGTAACAGGCGGTGCATGGTATCAAGATCAAGATTTTGAAACAGAATTTGTTGATGTGTTAAATCAGCAATGTTATCGATTTTTGGagcaaaaaagagaaaaaccaAAAACTTGTAACATTGGGCCTATCGCTGCAAGAAATATGACATTTGCTTCATCTAAAGATGTATGGAAATTTATTTCGGATTTAGGAATAAGTaag GTGAAGTTATCTGTGACAAACATAGAAATGGTTTTGAATACTTTAGTTTATGACGGTAAAGTGGAACGGATACTTGCAGGAGATGGAAGTAATTTATATCGAGCAATTCAGCCTTTAGTTACTTCACCTGGATTGATTAGAACTCCTTGTGGCCTGTGTCCA GTAAGAAAGCAATGCTTTGATGATGGGCCTGTTACACCTATAAAGTGCCAATATATTAGAGAATGGCTAGATTAG